The Alosa sapidissima isolate fAloSap1 chromosome 6, fAloSap1.pri, whole genome shotgun sequence genome window below encodes:
- the ezrb gene encoding ezrin b, with the protein MPKPVNVRVTTMDAELEFAVQPSTTGKQLFDQVVKTIGLREVWYFGLQHVDSKGYHTWLKLDKKVSSQDVKKENPLQFKFRAKFFPEDVSEELIQDITQKLFFMQVKDALLSDEIYCPPETAVLLASYAVQAKFGDFSKEAHKPGYLTSDRLLPQRVLEQHKLSREQWEERIQVWHEEHKGMLREDAMLEYLKIAQDLEMYGVNYFDIKNKKGTELWLGVDALGLNIYEKTDKLTPKIGFPWSEIRNISFNDKKFVIKPIDKKAPDFVFYAPRLRINKRILQLCMGNHELYMRRRKPDTIEVQQMKAQAREEKHQKQLDRAQLESEKKKRENIEREKEQMEREKQELMMRLYEFEEKTKRAEKDLQEQMQRAMQLEQERRRAEEEAARLEADRQAALLAKEELARQAEDQMKSQEQLAAELAEHTARIALLEEARKRKEDEASTWQQRAQNAQDDLLRTREELHLVLTVPPPPPPPPVMDHLYDGDDGEESTSTHSAELQNEGFDDHRQEEERITEAEKNERVQKQLLALTSELAHARDDTKKTQNDILHTENMRAGRDKYKTLRQIRQGNTKQRIDEFEAL; encoded by the exons GTGGTCAAAACCATCGGTCTGCGGGAGGTCTGGTACTTCGGCCTGCAGCACGTAGATAGCAAAGGCTACCATACCTGGCTCAAGCTGGATAAAAAG gTCTCCTCACAGGACGTGAAGAAGGAGAACCCCCTGCAGTTTAAGTTCCGGGCCAAGTTCTTCCCTGAGGACGTGTCTGAAGAGCTCATCCAGGACATTACGCAGAAGCTCTTCTTCATGCAG GTAAAGGATGCACTTTTGAGTGATGAAATCTACTGCCCACCTGAGACTGCTGTGCTGCTGGCATCCTATGCTGTCCAGGCCAAGTTTGGTGACTTCAGCAAGGAGGCACACAAGCCTGGATACCTCACATCAGATCGCCTGTTGCCTCAACG TGTGTTGGAGCAGCACAAGCTGTCTCGAGAGCAGTGGGAGGAGAGGATCCAGGTGTGGCACGAGGAGCACAAGGGCATGCTCAG AGAGGATGCCATGCTGGAGTACCTGAAGATCGCGCAGGACCTGGAGATGTATGGCGTCAACTACTTTGACATCAAGAACAAGAAGGGCACGGAGTTGTGGCTGGGCGTGGATGCGCTTGGGCTCAACATCTACGAGAAGACGGACAA ATTGACCCCAAAGATTGGATTTCCATGGAGTGAAATCAGGAACATCTCCTTCAATGATAAGAAGTTTGTCATCAAGCCCATTGACAAGAAAGCTCCA GACTTTGTGTTCTACGCCCCTCGACTCCGCATCAATAAGCGCATCCTGCAGCTCTGCATGGGGAACCACGAGCTGTACATGCGCCGCAGGAAGCCCGACACCATCGAGGTCCAGCAGATGAAGGCCCAGGCTCGCGAGGAGAAGCACCAGAAACAGCTGGACCG GGCCCAGCTGGAGAgcgagaagaagaagagggagaACATCGAGCGCGAGAAGGagcagatggaaagagagaagcaGGAGCTCATGATGCGTCTGTACGAGTTCGAAGAGAAGACCAAGAGGGCTGAGAAAG acctgcAAGAGCAGATGCAGCGGGCGATGCAGCTGGAGCAGGAGCGGAGAAGAGCCGAGGAGGAGGCGGCGCGGCTGGAGGCCGACAGACAGGCCGCCCTGCTGGCCAAGGAGGAGCTGGCCAGACAGGCCGAGGACCAGATGAAGAGCCAGGAGCAgctg gccgcaGAGCTGGCGGAACACACTGCTAGGATCGCCCTGCTGGAGGAGGCCAGGAAACGCAAGGAGGACGAGGCCAGCACATGGCAACAGAGA GCCCAGAACGCGCAGGACGACCTGCTGAGGACGCGCGAGGAGCTGCACCTGGTGCTGACGGTgccgccaccccctccccccccgccCGTCATGGACCACCTGTACGACGGCGACGACGGCGAGGAGAGCACGAGCACGCACAGCGCCGAGCTGCAGAACGAGGGCTTCGATGACCACCGCCAGGAGGAGGAGCGCATCACCGAGGCCGAGAAGAACGAGCGCGTGCAGAAACAGCTGCTG gcCCTGACCTCTGAGCTGGCCCACGCTCGTGACGACACAAAGAAGACCCAGAACGACATCTTGCACACAGAGAACATGCGTGCTGGACGAGACAAGTACAAGACCCTGCGGCAGATCCGACAGGGCAACACCAAGCAGCGCATTGACGAGTTTGAAGCCTTATAA